A region of the Cannabis sativa cultivar Pink pepper isolate KNU-18-1 chromosome 3, ASM2916894v1, whole genome shotgun sequence genome:
accatttgtaacgtccccgcttcaagcctccattgggtcagTTTGATGAgctgggtcagttctggtatgtatactgcgaggggctatggacgagcaaacgatctagaacgccggtggagccttggttttattttttttttttataataaagtaaTCTGAACTCAGTGGGatgttacaaatttatttttttaaagaaaaatacactcaactacttattttgttttaatatgaatgatcattcacctttttgcatatttattgtaaaactCATTGTGTATTTTCAAACAgctttgaatctttttaattaatgcatcaaaattagcactttgtaaaataaggcaaaatattggggcgttacaAGGTTGATATATCTCTCTGATTCAATCCCACGATCGTAGGGATTGCCTTTGTGTTTGGACTTCACAAGATCATTTTGAAGTAATTAACTCCTGATAAGAAGTTCGGAAAGCCAAATTTATACATGTCTAGATGATCTATCTTCCATCCTACTCGGGTAATCATAGGTTATGCATGCTGACATACAATATAGAGTCTGTTCGGGACATTTGCTTCTGCCCAGCTATAAGAAATGCAGGACACGTGTCACCTTAGTATTCTGCCATGTCATTGTGCAAAAAATTGGAtaacaaatattttattaagaagggataattgcggcaaaagtccccaaaaacttAGAGTGATGCCGATTAGTCCccaacctcaaaaattggcggtAATAGTCCCCAAGGTGACATTTTCCGTGAGTCCGTTGGTCCCTTTTTTAACTGAACCGTTAAATCCAAATAAAGTGCCACGTGTCAGTTTTTTATTAgtctaaataataattttaattaaaaaatttttaaataaaataaaaaactaaaaaatatatattaaaattaaaaatttattttattatataatttctttttatttcttattCATCTTTTTCAACCAGCAAAGTTTGACCGGAGCACCACCACCACGACCCCAACCACATCCCAATTGCCAACATTCCCAGTCGATCCCAGCCAGCCCTAACCACCCCCATTCCAGCCCCAATGTTTACAATCGGCCACCAAAAACCAACCCATTAAAACAATATCAAATTTtgatacaatattttttaaaaataaaatttcaatatAGTTATCTCTCACATTAAAAACTTAAAACTCATAActagaaaaaagataaaacacCAAAATCTTAGTCGAGGGAAGGCATGTGGCTGTACGATTGGGGTCTTCTGTAGTCGAGGACCACTGACGACTCGACAAGGTGGTTGTGGGGTCGAGGACGACTGGTGCGAAGAGGACCGGCCACCaccattgattttttttttgttcctcTCGCACTCGAGGGTGGCTGTTAGATCTGAAGgcataacaaaaaaaatgaaacaaaacAGAGTGAGAGAAAGATCCTTATTGGAGAAAATGTCACTGGAGATGAAGCTCCATGGCGACGACTTGGTGCCGGGAGAGAGAAAATACAGTCAAACCCCGCCATCCCCGTCGAATGTTGCATCCTCCAAAAGCAAACATCAAACCCCAACGACGTTACCCGAACGACCAGATCTACCAATTTGTTTGGGCATCTAAAAATCTTGCCCGATTGCCTGGTCGTTCGCGTGGACTGAGAGAGAGGAAGCCCAACGCTAGCCATTTTCAGTCCTTCACGCTCGAAATGAACCTAGAAAAATTAAAACCCAAACCCTAACCTTCCACCCTCGAGCCCCTTACCTTTCCGTCTTTCTCCTTTTCTCCTTCTCGGATGTGCACGACAATGGTGGTGCTCCGGTCATCGCAGGCCATGAATCGTGGTGGTGCTCCGTTTGAACTCTCAGGGTTGACTGGGTTGATGAAAACGATgaacaagaaaaaaatgaaaaaaaaatatatatatatctataataaaataaaattttaagtttaaaatatatattttttgtttttaatttattttaatttattttaattaaaattattatttggaccAATAAAAAATTGACACGGGGCACTTTATTTGGGTTTAACAGTTCAGTTAAAAAAGGGACCAACAGACTCACAAAAAATGTCACCTTGGGGACTATTaccgccaatttttgaggttggggactaatcggcatcaactgtaagtttttgaagacttttgccgcaattatcccTATTAAGAATAtataaaacttattattttttgttcttttattatttatataatgaaaTATAGTAAATAAAGAatggaaagtttggtaaaagttaataaatcacaataattagtgatattataaataaaatgtagCATTGggcttttttcagttttaaccgaaaaaagtaacaatattacaaaaatactttcagctggccaaataaacaaatatacagcccaaataaaaaaaaaaatacacaaataccacttacacacaccttcaacCCAGGATCCATGCTTCTTGGGCAACTATCGCGCAACCATCGTGCAACTACGTAGCAACCTAACGCAACTGAAACGAAAAATTCAATTagaaagagaaccaccattaattccggggacttcacctgagaagacgaccagaatcaatcaaaaaCAGAGGGTGCTTTGACTTCATAAAGAAAGTGTTgaaaaactactacgaaactaaaattcaactgaaaatccagtttaatttgcataaaactgatgtcctgacttcaatttttagatccaTGAAAGGCAGATCTCCAAAAGTGTAactggagttcccaaacaatccaactcaagtataatccaaaaaaaattacatcaatactatagtaaaatgtttattctggtgtatttttgttgttttctaaatttctaatggtgaatttattcatattaaatcattaagagacatgtagatagagttacgtacgtgGAAACACTGTTCTGAATTTTAATGTTGCACAACAGTTGCATTACAATTGCCTAAacattttgctaacagttatttcgtctgattgaaactttcgtctgatgcaacatTCAGCCAACCACTCAAAAaatttcgtctgattgaaacttcgtctgatgcaaccttcgacCAACCACCTAGCAACCACTCTGCAACtatcgtctgatgcaaccaccgCGCAACCACGCAGCAACCACCTTGCAACTatcgtctgattgtgtaagtaatgatagtgtaagtggtattttggtaattaaaatcacataaaaggtataaatgttgtcTTTTCTTTATggagatatttttgtaaataaaatatcaatttatatttttcatgtaataattCTTTTATTGTAGGCTAAATTAacacaataatatatattattgtgacaaatttaatataatcttTAATATGTATCAAATTTAACATAGTTTTAgaacatattaaaattataatttttataagtatcgtaaaatataacaataactTGGACTCCATTACTCATTAGCGAATTTATAAAAATGGCTTCCGCTAGCCAAAAAGAATTTCAACATAGTCTATTATTAATGAGAAGATAAGACATAGGTATATGCAATTCTAAATCCGCACTTGTAAACTTTTTAAAGATCACTATACAATACACTATATATTACTAGAACGATAGACATTCATTTGGGTGGAGGGTGATATAGGGTGCACCTCACTAAAAGAACAATTAAAACAAAGATTAACCGGGTCCCACAAACCACTAAACTCCAATTACCACCCAACATATCAGTCAGTCAAATCAAAAATctccaaacccaaaccaaaaAATGTCATCCCTTACGTCATTCTCATTTTTCTCAAATCATTATTTTTATCTAAAATCTAAATCTAAATCTATCTGCTACACATTTCTATTGATCTAAAACTTGCGGAGCCGTGATCTTTATACGGGCCAGGTGAAACCCCACCCGTTTCATCTTCCAATAACCTTTTTTCTCCTTTCCTTTTCATCCACGTCTTATATATCACAAACCCAATAAACCCCACCACAACAGCAACTATCCCAGTCAACATCCCAATCATAGCCCTAAAAAGCACCCCTACCCTATGTCTCCCTGGACTTTCCCTCACTTTAAAGTAACCCATCTTACTCAGGTCCCCAACGCTCAACAAAGTTTGGATCGGGTAATCCACCGTGTAACAAAACCCGGATCCGTTACTGTAAACCGCTCCCCAACAACTACAGCTCCGCTCACACAAACTCTCACACTGCGCAAGAGACGACGTCGTTTCGTAACTCATTAACTCCTTGTACGGCAGCTCCACACCTTCTCTTCTCAAAACCCAAAAGTTATTCTTAGCCACGTCATCGCCGCAGAAGTCTCCGGAAGAAGAGCCCCGAAAGCACGAACCCGATCCGAAATCCGTACGGTTATCCAAACAAGAACAACCCGACCCGGATTTGCAAAACCCGTAGGACCCGCACGGACTGGGAAGCTCGCACGGTTCGGTAATCGCTTGATAGTTCAAGACCCAGTTAGAACCGTCCCAATAGTACCCTTTCAGATTCCCGTCCGGTTCTAACCGGACCCGGAGGAGTCCATTCACGTGTCTTTGGAAGCTGGTGAAAGGTAGCACGTCAACCGGGGGTCCGGTCCCGAGTTGGTACATGCCCAGGTACCCGTCCGAGTTGACTCGGGTGTAAATCGGGCCTTTTCCTTGAACAATCTCCGCTTTGGCTTCCATGGCTTTATGCTTATAATAGATTTGCTCCGACCCATGTCTAAACGCAGCGTATAAGCCCCAAAAGTCTTCTCCTAATCTCATGGAGTATAGCCCATTGGACGAAACTAACCCCATTTTAGCTGTGAGGTTTTGGTTCTCCACAAGCGTATTTGTTGGAAAGTCAAAACTTTGCCACATAACAGACTGAGTCACCGACTCGCCCTCTACTATTTGAAGATTGGACGAGTTGAGTAACACAACTCGATCTCCTTCCATTCCTaatgaccaaaatacccttGACCGATGAGAATCCAAAAGCACGAGACTACCATTGAAGCTGAGCTGAGTGGAGTCGGACCACGGGGCTAATAATCGGGTCGGGTTAGCCGCCCATAGAGGCTCCGAAGATGGCAAATGAATCACAGCCACAGTTAGTAAGGTCTCGTTGATTCGGAGGAAACCCAAAGCGAAGTTGTTAGACGAGTCTTGAAGGAGAGCTTGAAACGACGTCGTTGATGATGGGTCCGGTGTCGCTTTGAACCCTTTGAGCAGCTCTAGCTGGGTAGTGGTAACGGCGGCTGCGCTACACCGCCATGTTGGCGCGTATAGAAGAATCGTTATGATTATTATGGTTAAGATAAACTGAGTCACACGTAAACGAGTCACCGAGTTGATGAAAGTTTCCATTGAGAAAAGAGATAATTGATTTTTACAGGCTTTGAAAGATCCAGGAATATATTTGATTTAAAGGGCCAGAACTCAGAAGCAGTAACCGAAAATATtgttattatatacatatatttaatataatattataaaaattacatatattgAAGACTGAAACTttacataaattaattataatccaaATATTAATTAGCTATTATATATTGCAATACTAATTAAAAtatgagaaatgttaaaggaCTTCAATAGTGTCTAGCATCCTCCTATATGTCAATATCTAATTAAGTATCGGTTAATATGAGAAATGCTACAGGTTACCAGTGGTGCCTAACATAGtttaactaagtatcgggtcccacatAGTTTAATAGAATAACTTTTAAGGAGTATCGCTTGCCAATCGCAACGTaacatgtcgagaaggtgctaagcaccactggtgcctaatagcaatgctcatttAAAATAAGCTTTTAGAGAGTATCGCTAGTCAATTGCAACATCACATGTCAataaggtgctaggcaccactagtacctaataacaatgtacttaaaatatatataaattgattaaaaaaaatgtagcaTGTGACATGTATTGATCGAGTATAGGTAGTTAATTATAgtattaattagtaattaataaATGTTTTGGATACAAAGGTCTTTCTAATTTGTCTGCTAGTGCTAGTTTAAGTGTGTGTATGTTAATACAACTTGCAGCAACATGATCTCACAGCAAATTCTtctgaattaattaatttttagctaGTTTGattcaaatataatataatgtttggagatttgtaattaattaaaaattgtttattattttagaaatagaTTGTTTTGTTATATTGTCCTATATCAAAATCTATGGGTGTGTTTATATGGGTGGATATTTAGGTAAGAGATACTCTGTCGAAGCCCGGAGATCTCACACAACAAATAAGATCTGTCCAAAAAATATGTGTAGTTACATTTTCTGGCCACatagttgaatttgaaaaaacaaaaccaatatGTAATAAgttcattaattatataaaataattgaaaatttaaataaaatagcttaaattaattctaaaatataaaaaatattttttatttaataaaaatagttaAATAAGTGTTGTCTTGGTTTCTCGAAGGACACGTGTTACCACCACTAAAAAGAGTGTTGTCTCCAGAACGGGATTCTCCAATAACGTAACTAACACTTTGTGACTTCTTATAAACGTTGAAAGAGAAGCCATTGAAGATGAAACTAAAGGAGGAAGCAAGCACCTTGAGATACGATGAGAGATCCCAAAGAGAATCAAAGGCATGCCTAGAGACGGATCAGAAAGCACGACACAACACTTGCAAAAGCTGAGACAAAGTAGTAGACGTACAAGGACGtacattgagttcaagtagTGGAGGCGTGCTTGTGTCAATACCACCTAACACTGGACCAACAATGTCGCCATATCCCATTATCACTTGTTATCGGACTAGTACATGGTCCCCATATAGTCCACTTACAACTCATTTGTAAACAAGGTCAATAGAACCCAATTATAAATACCCCTTTACTCTATTAGAAATGGAGTTggaatgtaatgaccgctctagtaatatgattagaaaaggcaattagcactaatttttattattattttatcattatttgtgaattaatttatttgtggaccccaatatttagaaataaatattagagttataatttctcaattctggagattttattaaactctaggggtattatttagcttatatgtgaaatatattaattttgtaattttgctcggcgacaacggaaaatgcgatggatggctagattaatcacatgggtaagtttagaaccttatttcatagtgggaaataatttagagagaataaaatatcgggattgagcggggttatggaatttgaccattttacccctagctttagaaatacccaagttataattttgagggcattttagtcttttactATTAAGGGGAATAGGTGGCTGCCCCATTtgttgacacctagcacatgACTATTAATTAAGGAAAACCCTTTTCTTTTggggaaaaatcaaagaaaatcaaattaaaagaaaatttcatttttcccttgaactctctctctctttctcttgttCGGCTGAGACAAAAACCAGAGCAAGACCAATTCTTTCCTTCCAAATTCTCTGAATTTAAGCTAGGGATTGAAGGAGGAGCAATCAAAGGTAACCCTAGAACTATGGTGTTATGTTTTAAGCTTTAAAGGTTAGTTTGAATTTGTAATTTTGagatttagtggctgttaggtttaggctTGCTTAAGGTTCGAATTGTAGGGTTTAATTGAGTTGATTTTATCTTCTTGTGACTGGTTTTGATGGTTGGATTAGGTTGTATGCAAttttaagctttgagttcaaagctttgagctttaatggcaagttgatgtttattgtatttttctgtgaaatactggctgggttttattgtatATGCCTTGATTAGGAgctctggagagtttggtaaagattgggcttgatttgaatcaagggggagaaaattttgggtttctgcagatgaaccggaattccggttctgggtggtctataccaaccggtcgaccggttggtgacccagaaccgggataccggttggatccggtctgcctgttgggggtttttccagaaccctagttttagccaattttgggttatatagggtattgccatgaggtttattgatagggaaacttttggtttcgagttttaagtcccgaaaagtgatttggcgagtcactcatctgtgttaccgttattgtgattagggcatccatctagcacgtgaattccgttcaggtcggccagcacacttgaattcggaaaacaggtaagaactgtgtataatgtatgatgtgattatctgaatgtgtgtatatgtgtttatatatgcatgcttgaaatatgttaaacactaccaacacttgtgtgagtgtattggtacagtgattgttgttaatttgagtacgatacagtgataccaacacaaacatagaaaatgctaaggtgtgtggtacatcactcagtgatactcagtgatcgggataaaccctaccaacactcgtacagcgaggtacgttgtgtatgtggtatagtggttgtaccctggtattgaacgttcatgctcatctgttaagctctgtaaataggtgtatgggcgcctatttacaggtcggaaattatatggtatgttatatgcatttcttactgagtctgttgactcacagtttctgcttccatgtgtaggtaaaggaaaggcgaaggctgaacaggagtgatcctgagctcgggtgagattgtacatgtcaagcagcgcgacctggagtgttcggtctcgggacatctgggagttgtattttgaatgtcgctgtgcgacctgtaaatctgtatattttggaatgtatgtttaaaaagtaaagtttgtaaagttttaaaaatcgggatcccggcacttgtaaatattttattatattacaaagtttaatgtttaatgcaaaagttttaatttgacacgtttttcgagaaatttctttgattagcaaagatcgcacaattattgaaaaagcactgtagcgtgccttagcattagggcgttacaattttggtatcagagccgccaggtttgtctaccgaagcttgctatgacatgtacaatcttcatcagagaaagctcggttcacggttcagtaagcccgtacttgtttagtattttaaataagtgtgatgtaaaagcatgttaggaagcatattagatttaaattaaatatatttctttaaaaagaaaagaaagtgcgttgcctttctgctattaagagcggtgttagcTTTGATCGCCGTCTAACCTGCCtaccttatggattcgcaggctaagtcctattaaatggacgccccgcgaaatacaagaagccagggtggcatggttgaggccggaggcggtcaggggaatcctcaaaatccccgtggtcgcggccgtggccgtggtggagctcagggtggtcgccctgtaaatccacctcaagctcctcctgattgggagcaaagatttgctgaaatgcaagaaagaattcgtcagcaagatgaagagattcagaggctgaggcagcagggtcctcctgccgtgcctcctcaacaagttcaggccgttgcagttccagcggtgccagcagaacaacctgttgttggcaaccgtatggaaccgttgtacgaaagatttcgaaaacaggcacctccagtgtttctgggaggccctgatgtgatgaaggccgagcaatggctttcgatgattgagcgtattctcaactttatgggagtggttggaaatgatcgggtggcctgcgccactttccagcttcaggaagatgcccttgtgtggtgggaattgataaccctcacacgggacgtcacgctgatgacttgggaagaattcagggagttatttaactccaagtattacaatgaagcggtccgcagtgcaaagcggaaagagttcaacgatctagttcagactgagggtatgtcagtcactgagtatacaacgaagtttgatcggttggctaaattggcagcaggaattgtgcccacggactttagtaagaaagaaaaatatttagcgggtttgagtgcaaagatccggcatgatctggttattaccactaccgaagcaaccacgtatgcagacatggttgagaaggctttgagagccgagggtgcagtaaagtttcttcaggagccccgggtgactccgagtgttggtggaacccccactgttcctactcctgtttatggtagggatggtggtgactccaccattgagcagaaaagaaaggttgttccagcttctggtggctcggggcaaagcaagcggttccgtgggaaccaaggcagaggaggacgccagggttattcttatcctgagtgtccaaggtgcaagaaacatcatccgggagagtgtaaccggaagacatgcttcttatgtggcatggtggggcatttcaagaaagattgcccccaggcaaagaaagaggagccgaaagccgagatgaaaccggttcctgctcgtgtgtttgccattacccaagctgatgctgcagccagtccttctgttgtgacggAGTcggcttcccgtcaacaacttgttatttacagtattatttgactcgggagctacacgttcatatgtggctacaagggtgattgatcttttgggtagaccttgtgacattttagaaagagggtttggaaccctaatgcctagcggggaattggttatctctaataggcgcattaggtctatgccgattaggatcgaagatagggaattgagtactgaccttatagaattgaaactaactgagtttgatattatactgggaatggattttctatccaagtattcggccagtatagattgtagacgtaaaatggtgacttttcagccggaaggtgaagatccatttgtttatgttggatcggttcaggggtctcggatcccagttatttctgtgttgagagctagggatttactatgcaatggttgtgtaggatttctagcggtagtacttgactccagcagacctgaaacatttgggcctgaggtagtccgagtggtgaaagattttcttgatgtgtttcccgaggagttgccgggattgccgccacaacgagagattgattttgttattgatttggcacctggagtcgaacctgtttctaaagctccatataggatggctccagcagaactcaaggagcttaagttgcaacttcaggggatgttggacattgggtttattcgacccagtgtatcgccctggggagctccggttctctttgtgaaaaaagaaagatggttccctcagaatgtgtattgattatcgggaactgaacaagctgacgattaagaacaagtacccgttgcctaggatcgatgatctgttcgatcagcttcagggaaagacagtgttttcgaagattgatttacggtcggggTATCACCAACTCaggattcgggaggaggacataccgaagactgcttttagaaccagatatgggcactatgagtttctggtaatgtcattcggattgactaatgctccgacggcctttatggatctcatgaatagggtattcaaggatttcctcgataactgcgttatagtgtttatcgatgacattcttgtgtactcccagtcagaagaggagcacgagcatcatctccgaatggtgttacagcgacttagagatcacaaactgtatgccaagttcaaaaagtgcgaattctggttgtctgaggtgtcctttttgggtcatataattgggaaaaatggaattatggttgatccaaacaagatagaatcagtgaagaattggccgaggcccaagtctgtgactgAAATTCGAAgctttctcgggttagcagggtattatcgacgtttcgtcgaaggattttctaaactttctatgcccctaaccgaattgactaagaaaaatcagagattcgtgtggtcagataagtgtgaatcaagctttcaggagttgaagcagcgtttgataacggctcggtgttagctttgccatcggatcaagagaaatttgttgtgtattgtgatgcatccggaCGAGTGCGGGATGCGTTACGATGCAGgcgacagagtcatagcttatgcctctcgtcaactgaaggattatgagcagcgttatccaactcatgatttagagctcgctgctgtggtttttgctttaaagatttggcgacattatctttacggtgagaagtgtgaaatttatactgatcataaaagtcttaaatattttttcacccaaaaagatctgaatatgaggcagagaaggtggttggagttggttaaggactacgattgtgaaatactgtatcaccccgggaaagccaatgttgtggccgatgctctaagccgaaaaggtcccggtcaagtgtatactacggttatgatagctcctcaactagcctcggaaatggttagtgcaggaattgagttcgtggtcgggaaattgcataatttaacactccaatctgatctgttggaaagaatcagaaaggcgcaactggaagatcccgagctagttaaagttcgagatgaagtggtggccggtcggcctagaggtttttcagtctcgaacagtggaatgttgttatataagaCTCGAGTCTGTGTTCCTTGTGtgaatgagcttaagaaagaaatactggatgaagctcacaccactccatattcattgcatccgggaaccaccaagatgtatcaggatttgaaaccctacttctggtggtatgggatgaaaagagatgtggtggactatgtgtccaagtgtttaacaccggccagattaaggctgaacatcagaggccgacaggattattgcaacctttagtccttccagaatggaagtgggaggacatcacaatggacttcgtaactggttt
Encoded here:
- the LOC115711477 gene encoding PAN domain-containing protein At5g03700 codes for the protein METFINSVTRLRVTQFILTIIIITILLYAPTWRCSAAAVTTTQLELLKGFKATPDPSSTTSFQALLQDSSNNFALGFLRINETLLTVAVIHLPSSEPLWAANPTRLLAPWSDSTQLSFNGSLVLLDSHRSRVFWSLGMEGDRVVLLNSSNLQIVEGESVTQSVMWQSFDFPTNTLVENQNLTAKMGLVSSNGLYSMRLGEDFWGLYAAFRHGSEQIYYKHKAMEAKAEIVQGKGPIYTRVNSDGYLGMYQLGTGPPVDVLPFTSFQRHVNGLLRVRLEPDGNLKGYYWDGSNWVLNYQAITEPCELPSPCGSYGFCKSGSGCSCLDNRTDFGSGSCFRGSSSGDFCGDDVAKNNFWVLRREGVELPYKELMSYETTSSLAQCESLCERSCSCWGAVYSNGSGFCYTVDYPIQTLLSVGDLSKMGYFKVRESPGRHRVGVLFRAMIGMLTGIVAVVVGFIGFVIYKTWMKRKGEKRLLEDETGGVSPGPYKDHGSASFRSIEMCSR